The following proteins come from a genomic window of Gossypium raimondii isolate GPD5lz chromosome 5, ASM2569854v1, whole genome shotgun sequence:
- the LOC105769579 gene encoding ubiquitin carboxyl-terminal hydrolase 23 isoform X2, with translation MEATVISCSELRIEAETEECSDLGNFSSASGSTSVGLSKRRIVFHPARKPLNGFNDCADEDFKIETLNPGPDPMRVNGVRSAQVGATGWKVDASDIWENGLDPVLSLRTTFRKIGAGLENLGNTCFLNSVLQCLTYTEPLVAYLQSGKHQNSCHIAGFCALCAIQKHVSRALKSTGRILAPNDLVSNLRCISRNFRNSRQEDAHEYMVNLLESMHKCCLPSGVPSESPRAYEKSLVHKIFGGRLRSQVKCLQCSYCSNTFDPFLDLSLEIVKADSLLKALKNFTTAELLDGGERQYQCLRCKQKVRAIKQLTVYNAPHVLTIHLKRFQAHNLGQKIDRKVEFGPTIDMKPFVSGSNEGYLKYTLYGVLVHRGWSTHSGHYYCFVRTSSGMWYTLDDNRVFQVSEKTVLEQKAYMLFYVRDRRNTATKNSVDILQRDNVKASVDGKSIFNQNPGEHVQTVPIQNKLSAAVPQKDIINGGLSKGTIMKEVPSQQNNVQLMEEGLVLKKEAILPSFDVPLLKDPSKASASNLIHGENLQPSAGSVVGNVASSNIENPTVSTGAKDSYCNESGNCKREFGVPEMVPLNCGGLLKSCTDKIVTKETLQKINLASNIEVSNTVTLDDSIDKAVKKAPGEASKNVHAIRSPNKPHCDSNKIGDVSYHSSRGKSLNEKGDDNSQKTISRSPSSMPNGSLETEDPEYAPCRKSKKKHLKRKPKNMPLGLKSKFFMASLLMHGKKKRKRSKEKDCCSLDLGPSTCEKFSTITLGSVHGRKRTADDTTQKNGDNSASSLMNTVDVASKERICENGTVLATDQHVGSSSGSVSEANRHNSRETDSLKHHKTVPRWDDIGLTSPMQTAESNGMDDLEIGYVPDEWDEEYDRGKRKKIRQNKHQFGGPNPFQQVATKKTQLKKDKWDRSSSGNRPFRI, from the exons atggAAGCAACGGTGATTAGTTGCTCGGAATTGAGAATCGAAGCTGAGACTGAGGAGTGTTCGGATCTTGGGAACTTTTCATCGGCTTCAGGTTCTACTAGTGTTGGCCTGTCTAAGAGAAGGATCGTATTCCATCCAGCGAGGAAGCCCCTTAATGGGTTTAATGATTGTGCGGATGAGGATTTTAAAATCGAGACTCTAAACCCTGGGCCGGATCCGATGCGGGTAAATGGGGTGCGGTCGGCTCAAGTGGGTGCTACAGGATGGAAGGTTGACGCATCTGATATTTGGGAGAACGGGTTGGATCCAGTTCTCAGTTTGAGGACTACTTTTCGCAAAATT GGTGCTGGTTTGGAGAATCTTGGGAACACTTGTTTTCTTAATTCAGTATTGCAATGCCTGACGTACACAGAGCCTTTAGTAGCTTACCTACAAAGTGGCAAGCATCAAAATTCTT GCCACATTGCTGGATTTTGTGCCTTATGTGCTATTCAGAAACATGTTAGCCGTGCTCTAAAATCAACTGGGAGGATATTGGCGCCAAATGATCTTGTCTCAAACCTGCGAT GCATATCTAGAAACTTCCGAAATTCTAGACAGGAAGATGCACATGAGTACATGGTAAACCTGCTGGAATCCATGCACAAGTGCTGCTTACCTTCAGGAGTACCAAGTGAATCTCCTAGGGCTTATGAGAAGAGTTTGGTGCACAAGATCTTTGGTGGTCGCCTTCGCAGTCAG GTGAAATGCTTGCAATGTTCTTACTGCTCCAACACGTTTGATCCCTTCCTTGATTTAAGTCTTGAAATAGTTAAGGCAGATTCCTTGCTTAAAGCACTTAAAAACTTCACTACTGCGGAGCTCTTAGATGGAGGGGAGAGGCAATATCAATGCCTGCGCTGCAAGCAGAAAGTTAGGGCTATCAAACAGCTCACAGTTTACAATGCACCGCATGTACTTACAATCCATCTAAAGAGATTTCAAGCACATAATTTGGGGCAAAAGATTGACAGGAAAGTTGAATTTGGTCCGACCATAGACATGAAGCCTTTTGTCAGTGGTTCCAAT GAAGGATATTTGAAGTACACTCTTTATGGCGTTCTGGTTCATCGCGGATGGAGCACACATTCTGGCCACTATTACTGTTTTGTCCGCACATCAAGTGGCATGTGGTACACCCTTGATGACAACAGG GTTTTCCAGGTCAGTGAGAAGACTGTTTTGGAGCAGAAGGCTTACATGTTGTTTTACGTCCGTGACAGAAGAAATACTGCTACAAAAAATTCTGTTGATATTCTTCAGAGAGATAATGTAAAAGCAAGTGTGGATGGGAAGTCTATTTTTAATCAGAATCCTGGGGAACATGTGCAAACTGTTCCAATTCAGAACAAGTTATCTGCTGCTGTGCCTCAGAAGGATATCATTAATGGTGGCTTATCAAAGGGGACAATCATGAAGGAAGTGCCATCCCAGCAAAACAATGTGCAACTAATGGAAGAAGGGTTAGTGCTGAAAAAGGAGGCCATTTTGCCCTCTTTTGATGTGCCATTATTGAAGGACCCATCAAAAGCATCTGCTTCAAACCTGATTCATGGTGAAAACTTGCAACCATCAGCAGGTTCTGTGGTTGGCAATGTTGCAAGTTCTAATATTGAAAATCCTACTGTTAGTACTGGTGCCAAAGATAGTTACTGCAATGAGAGTGGAAACTGCAAAAGGGAATTTGGAGTCCCAGAGATGGTACCACTGAATTGTGGTGGTCTTCTGAAGTCGTGCACTGATAAGATTGTAACTAAAGAGACATTGCAGAAG ATTAATCTTGCTTCAAACATTGAGGTTTCAAACACTGTCACATTGGATGATTCAATCGATAAAGCAGTGAAGAAAGCTCCTGGTGAAGCATCTAAGAATGTTCATGCGATTAGGTCTCCAAATAAGCCACATTGTGACAGTAATAAG ATTGGAGATGTTTCCTACCACAGTAGTAGGGGTAAGTCATTGAATGAGAAAGGTGATGATAATAGCCAAAAAACCATTTCCAGATCACCTTCGAGCATGCCAAATGGATCACTGGAGACTGAAGATCCTGAATATGCACCCTGtagaaaatcaaagaagaagCATCTGAAGCGTAAGCCTAAAAATATGCCTCTTggcttaaaatcaaaatttttcatgGCTTCTCTACTCATGCATGGCAAGAAGAAACGTAAAAGGAGCAAGGAAAAGGATTGTTGTTCATTAGACCTGGGGCCGTCTACATGTGAGAAATTCAGCACAATCACATTAGGTTCGGTTCATGGGAGGAAAAGGACAGCTGATGATACTACTCAGAAAAATGGTGACAATAGTGCCAGTTCCTTGATGAATACCGTAGATGTAGCATCTAAAGAGAGGATTTGTGAGAATGGTACTGTTCTTGCTACTGATCAACATGTAGGCAGCAGTTCTGGCTCAGTCTCAGAAGCAAACCGGCATAACTCAAGAGAAACTGATTCTTTGAAACATCACAAAACAG TTCCTAGATGGGATGATATAGGCTTAACCTCACCCATGCAGACTGCAGAATCAAATGGTATGGATGATCTTGAAATTGGATATGTACCGGATGAATG gGATGAGGAGTATGACCGTGGTAAGAGGAAGAAGATAAGACAAAATAAGCATCAGTTTGGTGGTCCAAATCCTTTCCAACAAGTTGCCACCAAGAAAACACAGTTAAAGAAGGACAAATGGGACCGTTCTAGCTCTGGAAACCGACCATTCAGGATATGA
- the LOC105769579 gene encoding ubiquitin carboxyl-terminal hydrolase 23 isoform X1 — protein MEATVISCSELRIEAETEECSDLGNFSSASGSTSVGLSKRRIVFHPARKPLNGFNDCADEDFKIETLNPGPDPMRVNGVRSAQVGATGWKVDASDIWENGLDPVLSLRTTFRKIGAGLENLGNTCFLNSVLQCLTYTEPLVAYLQSGKHQNSCHIAGFCALCAIQKHVSRALKSTGRILAPNDLVSNLRCISRNFRNSRQEDAHEYMVNLLESMHKCCLPSGVPSESPRAYEKSLVHKIFGGRLRSQVKCLQCSYCSNTFDPFLDLSLEIVKADSLLKALKNFTTAELLDGGERQYQCLRCKQKVRAIKQLTVYNAPHVLTIHLKRFQAHNLGQKIDRKVEFGPTIDMKPFVSGSNEGYLKYTLYGVLVHRGWSTHSGHYYCFVRTSSGMWYTLDDNRVFQVSEKTVLEQKAYMLFYVRDRRNTATKNSVDILQRDNVKASVDGKSIFNQNPGEHVQTVPIQNKLSAAVPQKDIINGGLSKGTIMKEVPSQQNNVQLMEEGLVLKKEAILPSFDVPLLKDPSKASASNLIHGENLQPSAGSVVGNVASSNIENPTVSTGAKDSYCNESGNCKREFGVPEMVPLNCGGLLKSCTDKIVTKETLQKINLASNIEVSNTVTLDDSIDKAVKKAPGEASKNVHAIRSPNKPHCDSNKIGDVSYHSSRGKSLNEKGDDNSQKTISRSPSSMPNGSLETEDPEYAPCRKSKKKHLKRKPKNMPLGLKSKFFMASLLMHGKKKRKRSKEKDCCSLDLGPSTCEKFSTITLGSVHGRKRTADDTTQKNGDNSASSLMNTVDVASKERICENGTVLATDQHVGSSSGSVSEANRHNSRETDSLKHHKTGASPHRHVLTQCLGEAVVPRWDDIGLTSPMQTAESNGMDDLEIGYVPDEWDEEYDRGKRKKIRQNKHQFGGPNPFQQVATKKTQLKKDKWDRSSSGNRPFRI, from the exons atggAAGCAACGGTGATTAGTTGCTCGGAATTGAGAATCGAAGCTGAGACTGAGGAGTGTTCGGATCTTGGGAACTTTTCATCGGCTTCAGGTTCTACTAGTGTTGGCCTGTCTAAGAGAAGGATCGTATTCCATCCAGCGAGGAAGCCCCTTAATGGGTTTAATGATTGTGCGGATGAGGATTTTAAAATCGAGACTCTAAACCCTGGGCCGGATCCGATGCGGGTAAATGGGGTGCGGTCGGCTCAAGTGGGTGCTACAGGATGGAAGGTTGACGCATCTGATATTTGGGAGAACGGGTTGGATCCAGTTCTCAGTTTGAGGACTACTTTTCGCAAAATT GGTGCTGGTTTGGAGAATCTTGGGAACACTTGTTTTCTTAATTCAGTATTGCAATGCCTGACGTACACAGAGCCTTTAGTAGCTTACCTACAAAGTGGCAAGCATCAAAATTCTT GCCACATTGCTGGATTTTGTGCCTTATGTGCTATTCAGAAACATGTTAGCCGTGCTCTAAAATCAACTGGGAGGATATTGGCGCCAAATGATCTTGTCTCAAACCTGCGAT GCATATCTAGAAACTTCCGAAATTCTAGACAGGAAGATGCACATGAGTACATGGTAAACCTGCTGGAATCCATGCACAAGTGCTGCTTACCTTCAGGAGTACCAAGTGAATCTCCTAGGGCTTATGAGAAGAGTTTGGTGCACAAGATCTTTGGTGGTCGCCTTCGCAGTCAG GTGAAATGCTTGCAATGTTCTTACTGCTCCAACACGTTTGATCCCTTCCTTGATTTAAGTCTTGAAATAGTTAAGGCAGATTCCTTGCTTAAAGCACTTAAAAACTTCACTACTGCGGAGCTCTTAGATGGAGGGGAGAGGCAATATCAATGCCTGCGCTGCAAGCAGAAAGTTAGGGCTATCAAACAGCTCACAGTTTACAATGCACCGCATGTACTTACAATCCATCTAAAGAGATTTCAAGCACATAATTTGGGGCAAAAGATTGACAGGAAAGTTGAATTTGGTCCGACCATAGACATGAAGCCTTTTGTCAGTGGTTCCAAT GAAGGATATTTGAAGTACACTCTTTATGGCGTTCTGGTTCATCGCGGATGGAGCACACATTCTGGCCACTATTACTGTTTTGTCCGCACATCAAGTGGCATGTGGTACACCCTTGATGACAACAGG GTTTTCCAGGTCAGTGAGAAGACTGTTTTGGAGCAGAAGGCTTACATGTTGTTTTACGTCCGTGACAGAAGAAATACTGCTACAAAAAATTCTGTTGATATTCTTCAGAGAGATAATGTAAAAGCAAGTGTGGATGGGAAGTCTATTTTTAATCAGAATCCTGGGGAACATGTGCAAACTGTTCCAATTCAGAACAAGTTATCTGCTGCTGTGCCTCAGAAGGATATCATTAATGGTGGCTTATCAAAGGGGACAATCATGAAGGAAGTGCCATCCCAGCAAAACAATGTGCAACTAATGGAAGAAGGGTTAGTGCTGAAAAAGGAGGCCATTTTGCCCTCTTTTGATGTGCCATTATTGAAGGACCCATCAAAAGCATCTGCTTCAAACCTGATTCATGGTGAAAACTTGCAACCATCAGCAGGTTCTGTGGTTGGCAATGTTGCAAGTTCTAATATTGAAAATCCTACTGTTAGTACTGGTGCCAAAGATAGTTACTGCAATGAGAGTGGAAACTGCAAAAGGGAATTTGGAGTCCCAGAGATGGTACCACTGAATTGTGGTGGTCTTCTGAAGTCGTGCACTGATAAGATTGTAACTAAAGAGACATTGCAGAAG ATTAATCTTGCTTCAAACATTGAGGTTTCAAACACTGTCACATTGGATGATTCAATCGATAAAGCAGTGAAGAAAGCTCCTGGTGAAGCATCTAAGAATGTTCATGCGATTAGGTCTCCAAATAAGCCACATTGTGACAGTAATAAG ATTGGAGATGTTTCCTACCACAGTAGTAGGGGTAAGTCATTGAATGAGAAAGGTGATGATAATAGCCAAAAAACCATTTCCAGATCACCTTCGAGCATGCCAAATGGATCACTGGAGACTGAAGATCCTGAATATGCACCCTGtagaaaatcaaagaagaagCATCTGAAGCGTAAGCCTAAAAATATGCCTCTTggcttaaaatcaaaatttttcatgGCTTCTCTACTCATGCATGGCAAGAAGAAACGTAAAAGGAGCAAGGAAAAGGATTGTTGTTCATTAGACCTGGGGCCGTCTACATGTGAGAAATTCAGCACAATCACATTAGGTTCGGTTCATGGGAGGAAAAGGACAGCTGATGATACTACTCAGAAAAATGGTGACAATAGTGCCAGTTCCTTGATGAATACCGTAGATGTAGCATCTAAAGAGAGGATTTGTGAGAATGGTACTGTTCTTGCTACTGATCAACATGTAGGCAGCAGTTCTGGCTCAGTCTCAGAAGCAAACCGGCATAACTCAAGAGAAACTGATTCTTTGAAACATCACAAAACAGGTGCATCTCCTCATAGGCATGTGCTTACCCAATGTCTAGGGGAGGCAGTTG TTCCTAGATGGGATGATATAGGCTTAACCTCACCCATGCAGACTGCAGAATCAAATGGTATGGATGATCTTGAAATTGGATATGTACCGGATGAATG gGATGAGGAGTATGACCGTGGTAAGAGGAAGAAGATAAGACAAAATAAGCATCAGTTTGGTGGTCCAAATCCTTTCCAACAAGTTGCCACCAAGAAAACACAGTTAAAGAAGGACAAATGGGACCGTTCTAGCTCTGGAAACCGACCATTCAGGATATGA
- the LOC105769579 gene encoding ubiquitin carboxyl-terminal hydrolase 23 isoform X3 → MGAGLENLGNTCFLNSVLQCLTYTEPLVAYLQSGKHQNSCHIAGFCALCAIQKHVSRALKSTGRILAPNDLVSNLRCISRNFRNSRQEDAHEYMVNLLESMHKCCLPSGVPSESPRAYEKSLVHKIFGGRLRSQVKCLQCSYCSNTFDPFLDLSLEIVKADSLLKALKNFTTAELLDGGERQYQCLRCKQKVRAIKQLTVYNAPHVLTIHLKRFQAHNLGQKIDRKVEFGPTIDMKPFVSGSNEGYLKYTLYGVLVHRGWSTHSGHYYCFVRTSSGMWYTLDDNRVFQVSEKTVLEQKAYMLFYVRDRRNTATKNSVDILQRDNVKASVDGKSIFNQNPGEHVQTVPIQNKLSAAVPQKDIINGGLSKGTIMKEVPSQQNNVQLMEEGLVLKKEAILPSFDVPLLKDPSKASASNLIHGENLQPSAGSVVGNVASSNIENPTVSTGAKDSYCNESGNCKREFGVPEMVPLNCGGLLKSCTDKIVTKETLQKINLASNIEVSNTVTLDDSIDKAVKKAPGEASKNVHAIRSPNKPHCDSNKIGDVSYHSSRGKSLNEKGDDNSQKTISRSPSSMPNGSLETEDPEYAPCRKSKKKHLKRKPKNMPLGLKSKFFMASLLMHGKKKRKRSKEKDCCSLDLGPSTCEKFSTITLGSVHGRKRTADDTTQKNGDNSASSLMNTVDVASKERICENGTVLATDQHVGSSSGSVSEANRHNSRETDSLKHHKTGASPHRHVLTQCLGEAVVPRWDDIGLTSPMQTAESNGMDDLEIGYVPDEWDEEYDRGKRKKIRQNKHQFGGPNPFQQVATKKTQLKKDKWDRSSSGNRPFRI, encoded by the exons ATG GGTGCTGGTTTGGAGAATCTTGGGAACACTTGTTTTCTTAATTCAGTATTGCAATGCCTGACGTACACAGAGCCTTTAGTAGCTTACCTACAAAGTGGCAAGCATCAAAATTCTT GCCACATTGCTGGATTTTGTGCCTTATGTGCTATTCAGAAACATGTTAGCCGTGCTCTAAAATCAACTGGGAGGATATTGGCGCCAAATGATCTTGTCTCAAACCTGCGAT GCATATCTAGAAACTTCCGAAATTCTAGACAGGAAGATGCACATGAGTACATGGTAAACCTGCTGGAATCCATGCACAAGTGCTGCTTACCTTCAGGAGTACCAAGTGAATCTCCTAGGGCTTATGAGAAGAGTTTGGTGCACAAGATCTTTGGTGGTCGCCTTCGCAGTCAG GTGAAATGCTTGCAATGTTCTTACTGCTCCAACACGTTTGATCCCTTCCTTGATTTAAGTCTTGAAATAGTTAAGGCAGATTCCTTGCTTAAAGCACTTAAAAACTTCACTACTGCGGAGCTCTTAGATGGAGGGGAGAGGCAATATCAATGCCTGCGCTGCAAGCAGAAAGTTAGGGCTATCAAACAGCTCACAGTTTACAATGCACCGCATGTACTTACAATCCATCTAAAGAGATTTCAAGCACATAATTTGGGGCAAAAGATTGACAGGAAAGTTGAATTTGGTCCGACCATAGACATGAAGCCTTTTGTCAGTGGTTCCAAT GAAGGATATTTGAAGTACACTCTTTATGGCGTTCTGGTTCATCGCGGATGGAGCACACATTCTGGCCACTATTACTGTTTTGTCCGCACATCAAGTGGCATGTGGTACACCCTTGATGACAACAGG GTTTTCCAGGTCAGTGAGAAGACTGTTTTGGAGCAGAAGGCTTACATGTTGTTTTACGTCCGTGACAGAAGAAATACTGCTACAAAAAATTCTGTTGATATTCTTCAGAGAGATAATGTAAAAGCAAGTGTGGATGGGAAGTCTATTTTTAATCAGAATCCTGGGGAACATGTGCAAACTGTTCCAATTCAGAACAAGTTATCTGCTGCTGTGCCTCAGAAGGATATCATTAATGGTGGCTTATCAAAGGGGACAATCATGAAGGAAGTGCCATCCCAGCAAAACAATGTGCAACTAATGGAAGAAGGGTTAGTGCTGAAAAAGGAGGCCATTTTGCCCTCTTTTGATGTGCCATTATTGAAGGACCCATCAAAAGCATCTGCTTCAAACCTGATTCATGGTGAAAACTTGCAACCATCAGCAGGTTCTGTGGTTGGCAATGTTGCAAGTTCTAATATTGAAAATCCTACTGTTAGTACTGGTGCCAAAGATAGTTACTGCAATGAGAGTGGAAACTGCAAAAGGGAATTTGGAGTCCCAGAGATGGTACCACTGAATTGTGGTGGTCTTCTGAAGTCGTGCACTGATAAGATTGTAACTAAAGAGACATTGCAGAAG ATTAATCTTGCTTCAAACATTGAGGTTTCAAACACTGTCACATTGGATGATTCAATCGATAAAGCAGTGAAGAAAGCTCCTGGTGAAGCATCTAAGAATGTTCATGCGATTAGGTCTCCAAATAAGCCACATTGTGACAGTAATAAG ATTGGAGATGTTTCCTACCACAGTAGTAGGGGTAAGTCATTGAATGAGAAAGGTGATGATAATAGCCAAAAAACCATTTCCAGATCACCTTCGAGCATGCCAAATGGATCACTGGAGACTGAAGATCCTGAATATGCACCCTGtagaaaatcaaagaagaagCATCTGAAGCGTAAGCCTAAAAATATGCCTCTTggcttaaaatcaaaatttttcatgGCTTCTCTACTCATGCATGGCAAGAAGAAACGTAAAAGGAGCAAGGAAAAGGATTGTTGTTCATTAGACCTGGGGCCGTCTACATGTGAGAAATTCAGCACAATCACATTAGGTTCGGTTCATGGGAGGAAAAGGACAGCTGATGATACTACTCAGAAAAATGGTGACAATAGTGCCAGTTCCTTGATGAATACCGTAGATGTAGCATCTAAAGAGAGGATTTGTGAGAATGGTACTGTTCTTGCTACTGATCAACATGTAGGCAGCAGTTCTGGCTCAGTCTCAGAAGCAAACCGGCATAACTCAAGAGAAACTGATTCTTTGAAACATCACAAAACAGGTGCATCTCCTCATAGGCATGTGCTTACCCAATGTCTAGGGGAGGCAGTTG TTCCTAGATGGGATGATATAGGCTTAACCTCACCCATGCAGACTGCAGAATCAAATGGTATGGATGATCTTGAAATTGGATATGTACCGGATGAATG gGATGAGGAGTATGACCGTGGTAAGAGGAAGAAGATAAGACAAAATAAGCATCAGTTTGGTGGTCCAAATCCTTTCCAACAAGTTGCCACCAAGAAAACACAGTTAAAGAAGGACAAATGGGACCGTTCTAGCTCTGGAAACCGACCATTCAGGATATGA